A genomic window from Neorickettsia sennetsu str. Miyayama includes:
- the ccsA gene encoding cytochrome c biogenesis protein CcsA codes for MLTTIHYYLGTILLFLSLFSSLVRKPGTLFFLNSIIFIILFHAHLSNNFLLQSVYSSSHTNLPLYYKLVASWTTHEGSMILWNWSLSLYLFIFSRKYRNSQIYQAVITIQSYIASIFLLFTIYSSNPFKLFILAPSEGAGLNPILQDTALMIHPPILYLGYVGTSICFSIAIAVLLTGKSGKEEFKLLNFFLLLAFIFLTSGIALGGWWSYRELGWGGFWSWDPVENISLFPYLVILGAIHSSFLSIKKWKSKALSIGLSILGFVTATFGTFITRMGITDSLHTFNTNTESGIYLLIITSLLSLTSAVIFIAKFRTLSSTDVSSNSNTESRDYLMSAQSILCLGLFIVLLLTTFAPKFSQIFGYDSIYIMQSFYNTVSGEVAGTLAVCICLFIVLTSKERCTKFIVLTLAAIVLSLGNFVNILTAFLSISGMMTMLSLLTKHVKDLQQEDSIKGIFRTKKNAFFLTHFGFGLFLYAVAGFASNSLENKQYFQIGEQRIVKQHIIKLTDFDKINNDLFSGIRATFTINGRAKLEPELRFYKYENTLNTESDTFHCLLSDIQILVTGIDKTLGLAVEIYYRDKIQLIWLGLVLIILGTTHKLFIR; via the coding sequence ATGCTGACAACAATTCACTACTATCTTGGAACAATACTGCTCTTTCTCAGTCTGTTCTCAAGTCTCGTGAGAAAACCCGGGACATTATTTTTCTTGAATTCGATCATTTTCATCATTCTTTTTCACGCACATCTATCAAATAATTTCCTCCTGCAAAGCGTATACTCAAGCTCCCACACAAATCTTCCACTTTATTACAAACTCGTTGCAAGCTGGACGACACATGAGGGATCTATGATCCTCTGGAACTGGTCACTTTCACTATATCTATTTATATTTTCAAGAAAATATAGAAACTCACAAATTTACCAAGCCGTTATAACAATACAATCTTACATTGCGTCCATATTTCTATTGTTCACAATTTATTCGAGTAATCCGTTCAAACTCTTCATTCTTGCCCCCTCTGAAGGCGCTGGGCTGAACCCGATTTTACAAGATACAGCTCTCATGATCCATCCACCAATTCTCTATCTTGGGTATGTTGGAACCTCAATCTGTTTTTCAATTGCAATAGCGGTTTTACTCACGGGAAAATCTGGAAAAGAAGAGTTTAAGCTGTTGAACTTCTTCCTTCTACTCGCATTTATCTTTTTAACATCCGGTATAGCACTTGGCGGATGGTGGTCATACAGGGAACTTGGATGGGGAGGGTTTTGGTCTTGGGACCCAGTGGAAAATATATCATTATTCCCATATTTAGTTATACTCGGTGCAATACACTCGTCATTTCTATCAATTAAAAAATGGAAGTCTAAAGCTCTTTCCATAGGACTTTCGATCCTTGGATTTGTTACAGCGACATTCGGTACCTTTATCACTAGAATGGGCATTACAGATTCTCTTCACACATTTAACACGAACACAGAAAGTGGAATATACTTATTGATAATAACTAGCCTATTATCACTAACCTCAGCAGTTATTTTCATTGCAAAATTCCGTACTCTTAGTAGCACCGACGTGAGCAGCAACAGCAATACAGAGTCAAGAGACTATTTGATGTCAGCACAGAGTATTTTGTGTCTTGGATTGTTTATAGTGTTACTTTTAACAACATTTGCACCAAAGTTCTCTCAGATATTTGGCTACGATTCCATTTACATAATGCAATCTTTTTACAACACTGTTTCTGGAGAAGTTGCTGGGACCTTAGCGGTTTGCATTTGCCTATTTATTGTACTCACAAGTAAGGAAAGGTGCACAAAATTCATCGTGTTAACCCTAGCTGCAATAGTACTCTCATTAGGAAATTTCGTAAACATTCTTACTGCTTTTCTCTCGATTTCAGGGATGATGACAATGCTCAGTCTCCTGACCAAACATGTAAAAGATCTGCAGCAAGAAGATAGCATAAAAGGGATCTTCAGAACAAAAAAGAATGCTTTCTTTCTGACGCACTTTGGATTTGGATTATTTCTTTACGCAGTGGCTGGATTTGCATCAAATTCATTAGAAAACAAACAATACTTTCAGATAGGAGAACAACGTATAGTAAAGCAGCATATTATAAAGCTCACAGATTTCGACAAAATCAACAACGATCTTTTTTCCGGTATAAGGGCTACTTTTACTATCAACGGAAGAGCCAAACTAGAGCCAGAACTGCGATTTTATAAGTATGAAAACACTCTTAACACAGAGTCAGACACCTTCCATTGTCTATTGAGTGATATACAAATACTAGTAACTGGGATAGACAAGACCTTGGGACTCGCAGTAGAAATTTATTATAGAGACAAGATACAGCTAATCTGGTTGGGACTAGTGCTAATTATACTGGGGACGACACACAAGTTATTCATTCGTTAA